The stretch of DNA ACCGATGACTACCGGCGTACGGCCCATGCATGTAACTCGCCTCCGCACGCTCCTCGGCAGGTCTGGGCCGGTCGACTGCCGCGTCATCCGGTCGGGTAGGAGGCCGTACGGAAGCCAATTCGACGCGACCCACGTTGTGTGAAGTGCCGCTGATAATTCACTTCGTGGCATCTCCGCGACGCAAGGAGGCCTGAAGTATGGCTATCTCCCCCGTGACCGGAACCGTCCCCGGCCCTGACAACCTCGGAAGCGAAAACGCCGTCGGCAAGACCTATAAACCTACACGGTTTATGCGTCACCCACTCACGCGCAAGAATCAGAGGGAACTCAAAATCCTCACCGGTGAGCCGCCTGCCATCCTGCGCAGGTGGAAGAGCTGGGAGGAAATGAGCCGAGCCGAGAAGAAGCCGCCGGAGTGGAGTACGGTGAGCGCCAAGTGGGACAAGGTCAAGGGGAAGGTCCAGAAGAAGTCGGACAATGAGCCCGATCGCTGGATCGCGCCCGTCGGTTTCTCCATCAACAAGGTGACGTATGGCACCTTCCCGGAGGGGGATTCTGCGCACGAGCGCGGGTGGTGCACCTACATGAATATGGGTGTACCGCTCATCGAGGAACGGAGCGACATTCAGCAGCCTCCCCCCGACGTGATCTACGAGAACACGTTTGTGAATCGCACCGACCCGCGACCGGTCACATGGACCGCTGGTTTCGAATACTCGGTTTCGAACACCGTCAGTTGGTCCCTCCAAGGTCAGGTACAGCTCACGTTCGGTGCGAAGGCCACCGCGTCATTGCAGCAACAACTGCAGCAGAGCATGGCGATGAACCAATCCCAGAAGACCACCCTGAAGAACAGCAAGGACAACCAGGGCGTCGACTCGGAGTCCCAGTCGCAGGGGACGAGCACCACCACGGCCACCGGCACAGCCACGGGCACCGGAGAACTGTCCGCCCAGTTGATGCTCGGGATCAGCGCGTCCGTGAGCGGATCGTTCACCACCCAGTTCAAGGGGTCGTTCTCGGTGAGCGGGAAGGTCGAGAGTCGGGCCGTGGTGCGGGCCACGCAGCGGCGCAAGGTCAGCAAGTTCGACTACGAACTCCCCATCACCTTCGGCGGAGTGGTGGCGCTGCACTACGCGGAGCCTGTGGAGTTCAGCAGCATCCAGAGTATTTCTGGCGCGGAGGACGACGACACGCGCAAGCGGGCGCAGACGCGGGATCAACGCGGGGAAACCGAGCCCGAGAAGTACTACCGCGTTATCGCCCGAGCAGTCGACGTACTCGAGTTGATCGAGGACGGCAGGGACTACTTCAGTCAAAAGGGGGAGGCGGAAATCGTTTCCGTCCTGGCCGGAGAAGCCGAGGTGTTCGAACTGGAAAAGCTCACTCTCAGCGACGGTCTCGCAGAGGGGAAGGAAGCGTCTTTCTACAAGAGCTGAAAAGAGCCGGCGTAGCGCTCCGCAAGGGAACTCAGAAGGGAAGCTCATGTCCGACGACACAGGCCCGAACACTGGTGAGCGAGAAGACGGATCCAGCGGGAAGACCGGATTCTTTGGCAACATCTTCAACAGTGGCAAAGGCCGGGCGGGTGAGGCCGAAAGGGCCGCTGCGGCGATGGGGGAAGCCATCCCAGGCGCTGGCGAAGGCGTCTGGGACGAAGACGAGGAGTGCGTGGCGGGAGACGTGTCGGCCTATGTGCACAGTTTGGAGGCGGGGCGCGACCCCTGGTGTCCGCGCCAGACGGCGCACGGGGCACTGGACGTCATGCAGGGATTCCTCAGCCCGCACCTCTCGAATTTCCAGGCGACGGCCGATCACCAGCGTAAAGCCAACGAAGACCCCAAGTCGACAGCCGGCATGGCCTCGTCGACGATGAAGTCCTCGACCGAAGAGGAGAACTTCAGAAAAGCGGCCAAGATTCGCGATGAAGATCAGCCGCGAATGAGCGAAGACATGCAGAGGCACCTGAACAGGGCTCAGTACCAGACCGAGGGCGCCGTACTTGTCGCGAGCGGCATGGTGGGGCATGCCGTGGGCGTCGCTCTGGACCCGGCGGGTGAGAAGGCATACGTCGTCACCGACAGCGGCAAGCTCTACAGCGTTTCCCGCACCAACCATGTCAAGCGCGAGTTCGTCACGACCGGAAACCTGGGCAGCCCCGGGGGGGTTGCGCTGGACGGAAAGGGCAAGGCGTACGTCACCGACAACAGTGGTAACCGCTTGGTCCGAGTCGATCTCGCCAACGGCAACACCGAGGAAGTCGCCACCGGCGTACGGGCGTATGGCGTCAAGCTGGGCGACGGCGGCAAGACGGCCTACGTCACCGGTCTCGACGGAAAGCTGTTCGCGGTCGATGTGGAGAAGAAGGACGCCAAGAAGCTGATCGTCGACCAGCTGGGATCGTCCACCTCGGGAGCGGCGCTGGACGGCAACGGCAAGGCCTACACCGGCAATTGGAACCACGTCGGGAATCTGTGGGAGGTGGACCTGCGGGCCGATCCGCCCAGCAAACGCTCGGTGGCGACGCTCTCCCGGCAGAGCTGCGACGTCGCGCTGGACGGTGCGGGCACGGCGTACGTCAGTGATCACTGGGGCGACGTCCTGTACAAGGTCGACCTTGCCACCGGCGCTCAGCACGTGGCGGTCAAGGCCACGGGCAGCTTCTCCGCCCTCGGTCTCGCGTTGGACAGCAGCAACGGCGTGCTGTACGTCAGCACTTGGGAAGGCCAGCTCTGGCGGTTCTCGCTGCGCGTTCTGCAGACCCCCGAGCTGATCGAGATCACGACCGGTGTGTAAGGAGCAGGAACCTCCACGGTGGGGCGCGATCCACGTGCCGCAGAGCCTCGGGTAAACGGTTGGCCCCGGCGGGGCGTGACGACGCGCAACGTGTGCGGCCCGCCCCTCCGTGCCCCGCACAGGCTCGGCAACCCGCCCCCCTCGATGGTCCCGCCGTGGTCGCCCACTGGAAGAGGCGTTCGTCGGCCCGCGCGCTCCTACAGCACCAAACCCCGACGCACAAGCGGCACTGACACCGTTGGCAGAGCCCCGTAGTCTGCTCTGACCAGAACGGCGTGCTCTTGGCGGGGGACTCTTATGACACGGTATTTGACCTGCAGTTCGTCGTCGGCGGTATCACCGCGAGGAGTCCACGGTAACCGCATCGATCCTGCCTCTGCGATCTTTCCAGGAACGTCGTCGGCGGCCACCTGGAGCGTTTCGTTCGGCGTATACGGTGAAGCGGGCCCATCTATGGCAATCCTGCCCCTGCGGAGAGCCCATTGGCCGGTCCATGAGGCGTTGTTTTCCCACTCACGGTCGGACGGAGTGATGCTCCAGGTGCCATCCCCAACTTCGACGTGGATAGGCGTGTTGTCCCAGATGTCGGGAGAGACGACCTCCCATGATCCCTTGAGGAAGGCGCTGACTGCCCGCCCGACAGGGCCGGTTCCTGTCCCGGTCGCGGAACCGGGACTCTTGTCACCGTCCTGCTCCTTGCCGCATGCGCCAAGGAGCGATGCCCCCACGCCGACGGCCAAGTACCGTAACGCGGTCCGCCGCCCTAACACCTGCGTCACGGCCCACACGCCGCGAAGACGCGGTTCGCCAGTTGCCACAGAGCCTCCAGGTGTCTGCCCATCGGAATTGTAGTGAGCATGCCCTTCTTTCATTGGTTCGAAGTACGAAGATGGCGTCCCTCTGTGTGGCATAAGAGGTCGTCCGCTACGAGCACGAGCACGTCGGCGACTTGGTTCACGTCGACGTCAAGAGACTCGGACGTATCCCGCCGGCGGTGGATGGCGGATGCATGACCGCGGCACCGACGAAGTCGGCGCCGGTCATCGACGGCCACTCCCGGCTCGCCTAAACCGAGGCGCTGGACGACGAACGCGCCGTCATCGCGGCCGCGTTCTGGCACCGGGCCGTCGCGTTCTTCGCCGCCCACGACATCACTGTCGGGGAAGATCGTGGAGACTCCGACGGCGATCCTCGCGATGGACGGTCGCCTGGAGGTCTTCGTCATCGCCTCCAACCGCAGCCTCTACGTCACCGAGCAGCAGAAGCCCAACCAGGCCACCTTCACCCAGGTCGACCAGATCGGCGGCAATCTGCCCGGCCTGCCCATCCCGGCGAAATTCCACGACAACCGCATCCTGGTCCCGCACCGCGGCTCCGACAAGGCTCTCTGGTCCTTCCAGCAAGCCCGCTCCTAGTCCCTCCCCAGGCGGCGGTCCGCCCCGGTGCGCTCGACGGACCGCCGCCGAACAAGGGGCTCGGCGAGTCGCGTCAGCACCGCGGTACCCCTGCGGACCCCTGGCCGGCTCTCCGCCTCTCGACGCCCGACACTCGGGCGCTTGGGCATGTGTCATGTGTCGGAAGTGATCAATAACTCTTGCAGAGACTTTCTGGGATGGGCGCGGATCCTTCTGAGTGACGGCACGTCATAGCCACGAGATGGCCTCCCGACCTGCACGGTTCAACTGCTCGGGGCTTCCCTGAGGGTTGCTCGGACGTCCCTCTCAACGGAAGTCCGAGGCGTGGTCCACCGCCCACTCCTGGAAGGAGCGGGCCGGGGCGCCCGTGATGCGCTCCACTTCATCGTTGACAGGTTCCGGATTGTCGAGCATCTCCGCCTGGGCCGGCACCACGGCCTCCACCAGCTCTGCCGGGTAGCCTGCGGCCTTCATCTGCTCGATGGCCTCGTCCAGTGTGATCTCCTCGAACCGCAGTGGCCGCCCGATCGCCTCGCTGATCAGCGCCACCTGCCGTTCGTGGGTGATCAGTTCGGGGCCGGTGATCAGGGGGCGGGTGCCGAGCAGGGCGTCGGTCGTCAGCGCCTGAACGGCGACCGCAGCCATGTCCGCCTCGTGGATCAGCGGGCGGGCCATCCTTGCCAGCGGCGCCCGTACCACACCGGTGGTGCGGACCTCCTCCGCCCAGAGCAGCGTGTTGCTCGCGAACCCGGTGGGCTGCAGCGCCGTCCACTCCAGGCCCGATGCCTCGATCAGCCGCTCCAGCTCCGTGTGGAACATGATGATCGCCTCACCCGGCTCCTCCTCGCTCCCGGCCCCGGCGGATGACAGGTACACCACCCGTCGGGCGCGCTTCCCGATCGCGTCGATCACGTCCGACGCGCCCTCAGCGCTCAGGAACGGCCACACCAGGAAGACCGAATCGACGCCCTCCAGAGCCGTGTCCAGCGACGCGGGATCACCGAGGTCGCCGCGTACCGCCTGCACACCCTCCGGGAAGTCCGCCTCGCCTCTCACCAGCGCCCGCACGGGCACGCCCGCCGCGTGCAGTTGGGCCACCACCGCGCCGCCGACCTTTCCAGTCGCGCCGGTCACCAGAATCCTGGGCTGTGCCATCGGAATCATCGGAATCTCCTCGTCTCGCTGTTCGATGACACGACTCTCGTACATCAACCAAGGTTCAGGTCAAGCACCGGCCGGAGCGGCCGTCAGGTGCTGTTCCAGCCAGCGATCCGCCCGCGGTGGTGGAACGTGGATCCTCCGTGTGACGGCCGAGCGTCACAGCCACTTATTGATGACTGCGATGAGCACCATCGCCTCGTAGCGGGCCGCGAGCTTGTCGTATCGCGTGGCGACGGCACGATGCCTCTTGAGGCGGTTGATCCCGCACTCGACGGCATGACAGCGCGTTCAGCAGGTCGGCGTCATGGATGGCCATGGCGGAACGGCCTTAAGGGCACTAACGAGTGACAGATCGTTCCCTGCACCCCTCGTTGGTGTTTACACAGTGGCGCGCAGCTAGAGCTGGGTGCGGTCGGGCGACAGGTGCAGGACCGGCTCGGTCAGCACGTGGAGTGGCTTGAGACGCAAGGCTCCTGCGCGCGTGGCCTTTAGACGGATAGACGCGGGCAGCGCCGCAGGGCCTCTCGCAGCGAGCAAACAGGAGACCCAGGCATGAGGCAGCCGGCGGAAGGCGCGACGGAGTTGGACCTTCCCGAGGAGTTGGTGGCCCTGCTGACCGGCCACCTGAATGTCAAGGCGGATGCCGGTGAGTTCTCCGGCAGGACGACGTTCGAGAGTCTCGGTCTGGACTCGCTGTCGCTGATGGAGTTGGTGGTGGCGGCGGAGGAGGAATACGGGATCGTCCTGCCCGAGAACGCCCTGGACCTGCGCCCGTCTTCGACCCTGGGCGAGGCGGCTCGGGCGTTCGAGCATGCGCGCTGAGATCGCGGTCACCGGGCTGGGGCTGGTGACTCCGGCCGGGCATACGGCGGAGGCGAACTGGGCGGCCTTGTGCCGGGGGCGCTCGCTGGCCGCGAGGGATCCCGACCTGGCGGAACTGCCGGCGGACTTCTCTTGCCGGGTGACGGACTTCGACGCCGAGACGGAGCTCGGCCGGGCGTCGGCGCGGCGCGTGGACCGCTTCATCCAGTTCGCTCTCGTCGCCGCCCGGCGGGCCGTCGCGGACGCGGGCCTCGATCGTCGTACCTGGGAAGCGGAGCGGGTCGGTGTCGTGCTGGGCGTGGGATCGAACAGTTTGAGTGCGTACGTCACTGAGTTCGGCCACCTCGGCGCCGGACGGCCGGAGCGGGTCTCACCGCTCGCGCTCCCGCGCAGCGTTCCGAGCATGGCCGCGGGCGAGGTCGCCATTGACCTGGGCGTGCGCGGCCCCAACTTCACCACCGCCAGCGCCTGTGCGTCGGGCGCCACCGCGATCGGGGTGGCCCGGGACCTGCTGCGGTCGGGTACCTGTGACATCGTGCTGGCGGGCGGGAGTGAGTCGGCTCGCTCGCGCATGACGGCCACGTGCTTCACGCGGATGCGGGCGCTGTCCCGGCGCAGGGCTGAACCGGCCCTGGCCAGCCGGCCGTTCGATGCGCAACGTGACGGCTTCGTCCTGGGTGAGGGTGCCGGCATCCTCGTCCTCGAACGCGCCTGCGCGGCTCGGGCCCGCCGGGCTCCCGTCCTGGCGCTGCTGCGGGGTTACGGTGCCGGCGCCGATGCGCACCATCCCATCGCCCCGCACCCGCAGGGCGACGGCGCGGTCCGCGCTATCCACACCGCTCTCGCGGACGCCGGGTGCGGGCCGGGGAACGTCGGCCACGTCAACGCGCACGGTACCTCCACCCCGCTGAACGACGCGGCCGAGGCACGAGCCCTCGTCCGCGTCTTCGGTGATGACGGGCCGCCGGTCACCGCGGCCAAGGGCG from Streptomyces sp. BA2 encodes:
- a CDS encoding epsilon-toxin family protein; this encodes MAISPVTGTVPGPDNLGSENAVGKTYKPTRFMRHPLTRKNQRELKILTGEPPAILRRWKSWEEMSRAEKKPPEWSTVSAKWDKVKGKVQKKSDNEPDRWIAPVGFSINKVTYGTFPEGDSAHERGWCTYMNMGVPLIEERSDIQQPPPDVIYENTFVNRTDPRPVTWTAGFEYSVSNTVSWSLQGQVQLTFGAKATASLQQQLQQSMAMNQSQKTTLKNSKDNQGVDSESQSQGTSTTTATGTATGTGELSAQLMLGISASVSGSFTTQFKGSFSVSGKVESRAVVRATQRRKVSKFDYELPITFGGVVALHYAEPVEFSSIQSISGAEDDDTRKRAQTRDQRGETEPEKYYRVIARAVDVLELIEDGRDYFSQKGEAEIVSVLAGEAEVFELEKLTLSDGLAEGKEASFYKS
- a CDS encoding YncE family protein is translated as MSDDTGPNTGEREDGSSGKTGFFGNIFNSGKGRAGEAERAAAAMGEAIPGAGEGVWDEDEECVAGDVSAYVHSLEAGRDPWCPRQTAHGALDVMQGFLSPHLSNFQATADHQRKANEDPKSTAGMASSTMKSSTEEENFRKAAKIRDEDQPRMSEDMQRHLNRAQYQTEGAVLVASGMVGHAVGVALDPAGEKAYVVTDSGKLYSVSRTNHVKREFVTTGNLGSPGGVALDGKGKAYVTDNSGNRLVRVDLANGNTEEVATGVRAYGVKLGDGGKTAYVTGLDGKLFAVDVEKKDAKKLIVDQLGSSTSGAALDGNGKAYTGNWNHVGNLWEVDLRADPPSKRSVATLSRQSCDVALDGAGTAYVSDHWGDVLYKVDLATGAQHVAVKATGSFSALGLALDSSNGVLYVSTWEGQLWRFSLRVLQTPELIEITTGV
- a CDS encoding NAD(P)H-binding protein, whose translation is MIPMAQPRILVTGATGKVGGAVVAQLHAAGVPVRALVRGEADFPEGVQAVRGDLGDPASLDTALEGVDSVFLVWPFLSAEGASDVIDAIGKRARRVVYLSSAGAGSEEEPGEAIIMFHTELERLIEASGLEWTALQPTGFASNTLLWAEEVRTTGVVRAPLARMARPLIHEADMAAVAVQALTTDALLGTRPLITGPELITHERQVALISEAIGRPLRFEEITLDEAIEQMKAAGYPAELVEAVVPAQAEMLDNPEPVNDEVERITGAPARSFQEWAVDHASDFR
- a CDS encoding acyl carrier protein, coding for MRQPAEGATELDLPEELVALLTGHLNVKADAGEFSGRTTFESLGLDSLSLMELVVAAEEEYGIVLPENALDLRPSSTLGEAARAFEHAR
- a CDS encoding beta-ketoacyl-[acyl-carrier-protein] synthase family protein, with translation MRAEIAVTGLGLVTPAGHTAEANWAALCRGRSLAARDPDLAELPADFSCRVTDFDAETELGRASARRVDRFIQFALVAARRAVADAGLDRRTWEAERVGVVLGVGSNSLSAYVTEFGHLGAGRPERVSPLALPRSVPSMAAGEVAIDLGVRGPNFTTASACASGATAIGVARDLLRSGTCDIVLAGGSESARSRMTATCFTRMRALSRRRAEPALASRPFDAQRDGFVLGEGAGILVLERACAARARRAPVLALLRGYGAGADAHHPIAPHPQGDGAVRAIHTALADAGCGPGNVGHVNAHGTSTPLNDAAEARALVRVFGDDGPPVTAAKGVIGHALGAAGAIQAAYTVLALRHAAVPPVANFDGQDGDHKLDIVAGRPRPTRGEAGISCSFGFGGQNAVLLFTAS